GCTTCGACCGTGAACGTCACCGTCGCGCCCGTCAGGGCGGACACGGCGCCAGGAGTCACCCGCGTCACCGCAGGCGGCAGGCTCAGCACCCTGAGGGCCGCCCCCGATGCGCCCGCTCCCGCCGGAGCCGAGCTACCCTCCGTCTTGTCGTGAGCGCTCCAGTTCCGCGGCGTCGGCGTCGCCTGCGCCGGGTACTGGAGCTCGACCGCCGAGAAGTTCAGCGTGAACTGCTCGGTCGGCTGGCCGCCGCCCCCGCCTCCCGCGTGAATTGAGGACACCATCACGTTCTTGAGCTCGTACTTGAGAGAGCCGCCCGCGGTCCCGCCCGGGACCTCCAGCGTCGCGGCCGGAAACTGCTGTCCCGTCAGCGCCGCCTTCTGGAGAGCCGGCGACGCCTTGTCCACCTTCTTCGTCAGCCCGACGATTCCCGGGCCGCCTTTTGCGACGCCGGCGGGCGCGGGTCCGGGAGGAACGGCGGGCGGCACCGTCTGCCAACGGACCGGATCGACCTCGATCCAGCCGACGTGACCGGCGGCCGTCGACTCGCCCGCAACCGCCCCGATTTTCAGGTAGCCCGCCGAAGCCGCTGCGAGACGCGCCTGAAGAAGGAGAACGCCGACAAGTACGAAGGCGGCAGCGGGCCCGGAACGCGTGTGAGGGACCTTCACGGGATCACCTCGCCATGGTCCCCGGCGCAGGCTGGAGGCCCTTGACCCCGGGGCCCTGCGCCGGCGCGCCGGCGTTCTCGACCGTCGCGTTCGACGCGTTGAGCACGAAAGACTCCGTCTGCGCGTTGCCGCCACCCGCGGTCCGGTACGACGACACCATGATGTCCTGGAGCTTCACGACGAGGTACTCCTGCTGTCCTCCTCCGGCCTTCCGCACCGAGACGGTGGCCGTCGGGAAGTGGCGGCCAGAAGCGGCCGCCTTGGCGAGCGCCGGCGATGCCTTGTCGACCCGTTTCGTGACGGAGATGTCGTGGAAGGAGACCCTGCCGGACCCCTGGGCCCGTGCCAACTGGTCGAACGAGAACGAGCTCACCACCATCCAGTCCCTGTGATCCTTGTGCGTGGACTCACCCTCGACGCCGTCGAACCTGATGAACGCGTCCGCGGCCGACGCGCGGGGCGCGAGCGCGAAGCCGGCGGCCAGGAGCAGGGCGGCGGAGACGCGGGACGTCGTCTTCATGGGTCCTCCTCGATCGAGTCTCAATCTAGGATGAATCCGGCCCACCGCAAGGAGAATCTCTGGCCCGGGAGCGAAAGAAGCTGGTCTCCCGGCGCCGGGCCGTCTTGCGCGGAGCCCATC
This is a stretch of genomic DNA from Vicinamibacterales bacterium. It encodes these proteins:
- a CDS encoding type VI secretion system tube protein Hcp, giving the protein MKVPHTRSGPAAAFVLVGVLLLQARLAAASAGYLKIGAVAGESTAAGHVGWIEVDPVRWQTVPPAVPPGPAPAGVAKGGPGIVGLTKKVDKASPALQKAALTGQQFPAATLEVPGGTAGGSLKYELKNVMVSSIHAGGGGGGQPTEQFTLNFSAVELQYPAQATPTPRNWSAHDKTEGSSAPAGAGASGAALRVLSLPPAVTRVTPGAVSALTGATVTFTVEATGDCNRSRIDFGDGSPVVEYPIVAGKSQPAPTHAYAKGGT
- a CDS encoding type VI secretion system tube protein Hcp — translated: MKTTSRVSAALLLAAGFALAPRASAADAFIRFDGVEGESTHKDHRDWMVVSSFSFDQLARAQGSGRVSFHDISVTKRVDKASPALAKAAASGRHFPTATVSVRKAGGGQQEYLVVKLQDIMVSSYRTAGGGNAQTESFVLNASNATVENAGAPAQGPGVKGLQPAPGTMAR